In a genomic window of Glycine max cultivar Williams 82 chromosome 13, Glycine_max_v4.0, whole genome shotgun sequence:
- the LOC100526993 gene encoding Photosystem I reaction center subunit IV A, chloroplastic-like: protein MASAASGFVLSLNVAASTTNSRVVLFNTKNHASRLLVRASDEPAAAAPATTTPPAEAEAKPKPPPIGPKRGAKVKILRKESYWYKGTGSVVAVDQDPNTRYPVVVRFNKVNYANVSTNNYALDEIVEVE, encoded by the exons ATGGCTTCAGCAGCATCTGGGTTTGTGCTGTCTCTTAATGTTGCAGCTTCCACCACAAACTCAAGGGTGGTCTTGTTCAACACAAAGAACCACGCTTCTAGGCTTCTTGTGAGGGCTTCAGACGAGCCTGCAGCGGCGGCACCCGCAACCACCACCCCTCCAGCTGAAGCTGAAGCAAAGCCAAAACCACCACCTATTGGCCCCAAGAGAGGTGCTAAG GTGAAGATTCTTAGGAAGGAATCCTACTGGTACAAAGGCACTGGTTCAGTGGTTGCTGTTGATCAG GACCCCAACACTCGCTACCCTGTTGTGGTTCGATTCAACAAAGTCAACTATGCCAATGTATCAACAAACAACTATGCTTTGGATGAGATCGTGGAAGTGGAATGA